A genomic region of Denticeps clupeoides chromosome 9, fDenClu1.1, whole genome shotgun sequence contains the following coding sequences:
- the LOC114797418 gene encoding zinc-binding protein A33-like, translated as MASKSFSEEDLSCPVCYEIFKDPLLLSCSHSVCKVCLQKFWESKESGECPVCRRRSSKEPPPNLALKNLCESFSVEKIQRSSAGSELLCSQHGEKLKLFCLEDQQLVCFVCRDSAKHRNHRFQPVDEAAVEFKENLKMKLKPLQKTLKIFKDVKLTWNQTAEKIQIQTQHTERRIKEEFQKLHQFLRDEEAARIAALRGEEEQKSQMMKEKMEKMSREISSLSDTIRAIEKEMGAEDVSFLQNYRTTITRTQCRLEHPERLSGALIHVKKHLRNLKFTVWEKMQEIIHTPVTLNPITAHPRLVLSEDLTSVRYSDERQKLPDNPERFGLYAAVLGSEGFNSGTHCWDVDVGGNTGWLLGVMIESAERKGSVYSRSGIWYMDYYDGKYRAGSTPNPATLLSFNRKLQKIRVTLDWDGGKLSFSDAVNNTHLHTHTHTFTERVFPYFNTGCKLSPLRILPVKVHVSVEQQS; from the exons atggcttcAAAATCTTTCTCAGAAGAGgatctctcctgtcctgtgtgctaTGAAATCTTCAAGGATCCTCTCCTCCTGTCCTGTAGTCACAGCGTCTGTAAAGTTTGTCTGCAGAAGTTCTGGGAGAGTAAAGAATCTGGAGAATGTCCAGTCTGTAGGAGAAGGAGCTCAAAAGAACCTCCTCCTAATCTTGCTTTAAAGAACCTGTGTGAGTCCTTCTCAGTAGAAAAGATCCAGAGATCTTCAGCAGGATCTGAGCTTCTCTGCAGTCAACACGGTGAGAAACTCAAACTCTTCTGTCTGGAGGAtcagcagcttgtgtgttttgtttgtcgGGATTCAgccaaacacagaaaccacagattCCAGCCTGTAGATGAAGCAGCAGTGGAATTTAAG gagaatctgaagatgaaaCTGAAGCCCCTACAGAAGACGCTGAAGATCTTTAAAGACGTTAAACTTACTTGGAATCAAACAGCAGAGaagattcaa atccagacccaacacacagagaggaggattaaggaggagtttcagaagcttcaccagtttctacgagatgaagaagcagccaggatagcagcactgaggggggaagaggagcagaagagtcagatgatgaaggagaagatggagaagatgagtagagagatatcatctctttcagacacaatcAGAGCCATAGAAAAGGAGATGGGAGCTGAAGACGTCTCATTCCTGCAG AACTACAGAACCACCATTACAAG aacccagtgcagactggagcaTCCAGAGAGGCTTTCAGGAGCCCTGATCCATGTGAAGAAACACCTGAGGAACCTGAAGTTcacagtctgggagaagatgcaggagatcATTCACA ctcCTGTGACTCTGAATCCCATCACTGCTCATCCACGACTCgtcctgtctgaagatctgaccagTGTGAGATACAGTGATGAGAGACAGAAGCTTCCTGATAATCCAGAGAGATTTGGTCTGTATGCAGCTGTTCTGGGATCTGAGGGCTTCAACTCAGGGACTCACTGCTGGGATGTTGATGTCGGGGGAAATACAGGCTGGTTACTGGGTGTCATGATAGAATCTGCAGAGAGGAAGGGATCAGTTTACAGCAGGAGTGGAATCTGGTATATGGATTATTATGATGGTAAATATAGAGCAGGTTCTACACCGAATCCTGCGACTCTCCTCAGTTttaacaggaagctgcagaagatcagagtgaCGCTGGACTGGGACGGAGGAAAGTTGTCATTCTCTGAtgctgttaataacacacatctacacactcacacacacactttcactgagagAGTCTTTCCTTACTTTAATACTGGCTGTAAACTCTCTCCTCTGAGGATcttaccagtgaaggttcatgtATCAGTAGAACAGCAGAGCTGA